A window from Phaeocystidibacter marisrubri encodes these proteins:
- a CDS encoding ABC-F family ATP-binding cassette domain-containing protein, protein MNILSVEQLKKSFGERVLFENLTFGMAEREKVALVARNGTGKTSLLRILANEEMPDDGRVVTRKDLRVGYLKQEPEFPAGIEIMQWLLTLEHPLLKAVIRYKESLENPAKAGDMTDSLSEMERLNAWDTESRLTAILDKLNLKDIHAKVDLLSGGQKKRLALAGLLLTEPDFLILDEPTNHLDLDMIEWLEGWLSDAPFALLMVTHDRYFLEAICTTIYELEDGELYKYDGNYSYYLEKKEERAQTQQSNIEKAKNIYRRELEWIRSTPQARTGKSKSRIDSFKKVKQDAHKQVQNKQVEIDVKMERLGSKILELHKVKKAYGNLPILNGFSYTFKRGDCIGMVGKNGVGKSTFLRLITDSEEADGGKIITGETVRFGFYRQDGMQLNNDKRVIEVIKEIAEVIPLAKGRSMTASQLLERFLFEGDQQYTFVSKLSGGEKRRLYLLTLLMANPNFLILDEPTNDLDILTLNVLEDFLLDFEGCLVIVSHDRYFLDKLTNHLFIFKGNGEVKDFNGSYLEYREELAIEQEKKREAQKLYTAPKKEVSRPKREKTKLSYKEEREFEELTAEIEKLEARKVEIAKIFESPDVEAGEIEQLSIEMNQLTERLDEAEMRWLELSEFTEE, encoded by the coding sequence ATGAATATCCTATCGGTAGAGCAACTCAAGAAGAGTTTTGGCGAGCGTGTCTTGTTTGAGAACCTCACATTCGGAATGGCTGAACGCGAAAAAGTCGCGCTTGTCGCTAGAAATGGCACAGGTAAGACGTCCCTCCTTCGCATTTTGGCCAATGAAGAGATGCCCGATGATGGACGAGTAGTAACTCGAAAAGATCTACGTGTAGGCTACCTCAAGCAAGAGCCCGAATTTCCTGCGGGAATTGAAATCATGCAGTGGCTTCTCACGCTTGAACACCCATTGTTGAAAGCCGTCATCCGATACAAGGAGTCTCTAGAGAATCCTGCCAAAGCAGGTGACATGACCGATAGTTTAAGTGAAATGGAGCGTCTCAATGCTTGGGATACCGAATCTCGACTAACGGCCATTCTCGACAAGCTGAACTTAAAGGACATTCACGCCAAGGTAGACTTGCTAAGTGGTGGACAGAAGAAGCGACTCGCCTTAGCTGGATTGCTTTTGACCGAGCCGGATTTCCTCATTCTCGACGAGCCGACCAACCACCTCGACCTTGATATGATTGAGTGGTTAGAAGGTTGGCTGTCTGATGCTCCTTTTGCCTTGTTGATGGTTACGCACGACCGTTATTTTTTAGAGGCTATTTGTACTACCATCTACGAGCTTGAAGATGGAGAACTTTACAAGTACGATGGTAACTACAGCTACTACCTCGAGAAAAAGGAAGAGCGCGCCCAAACCCAGCAATCCAATATCGAGAAGGCGAAAAACATCTACAGAAGGGAGCTCGAATGGATTCGTTCCACCCCTCAAGCCCGAACCGGAAAGAGCAAAAGCCGAATCGACAGCTTCAAGAAAGTAAAGCAAGATGCCCACAAGCAAGTTCAAAACAAGCAGGTGGAAATCGATGTAAAAATGGAGCGTCTAGGCAGTAAAATCTTAGAGCTTCACAAGGTAAAAAAGGCCTACGGCAACTTGCCTATTCTCAACGGCTTCTCCTACACCTTTAAAAGAGGAGATTGCATTGGTATGGTTGGAAAAAATGGAGTTGGTAAATCCACCTTCCTTCGACTTATCACCGATTCTGAAGAAGCAGATGGCGGAAAAATCATCACAGGTGAAACCGTTCGTTTTGGGTTCTATCGCCAGGATGGAATGCAATTGAACAATGACAAGCGCGTCATTGAGGTCATTAAAGAAATAGCCGAAGTCATTCCACTTGCCAAGGGGAGGAGTATGACGGCTAGTCAGCTACTAGAGCGCTTCCTATTCGAGGGAGATCAGCAATACACCTTTGTGAGCAAACTAAGCGGTGGTGAAAAAAGACGATTGTACCTCCTCACCCTATTGATGGCTAATCCCAACTTCCTCATTCTGGATGAGCCGACCAATGATCTCGACATATTAACCCTCAATGTCCTTGAAGACTTTCTGTTGGATTTTGAAGGCTGTTTGGTCATTGTGAGTCACGATAGGTACTTCCTGGATAAACTCACCAATCACCTCTTCATTTTTAAGGGGAATGGCGAGGTTAAAGATTTCAATGGGAGTTATTTAGAGTATCGCGAAGAGCTTGCGATTGAACAAGAAAAGAAGCGAGAAGCTCAGAAACTCTATACCGCTCCTAAGAAAGAGGTAAGCAGGCCGAAACGCGAAAAGACCAAGCTCAGCTACAAGGAAGAGCGTGAGTTCGAAGAGCTTACTGCAGAAATAGAAAAGCTCGAAGCTCGAAAAGTAGAGATTGCGAAAATCTTTGAATCACCCGATGTAGAAGCTGGAGAAATTGAACAGCTGTCTATTGAGATGAATCAATTGACAGAACGCCTTGACGAAGCTGAAATGAGATGGCTGGAACTCAGTGAATTCACAGAGGAGTAG
- a CDS encoding HesB/IscA family protein, which translates to MINVSDTAVNKLIGLMAEEGKTLETAYIRVGVTSGGCSGLSYKMEIVGEEQAEGDKLFEDKGVRILVDKKSLLYLLGTTLEYSGGLNGKGFAFNNPNASRTCGCGESFAV; encoded by the coding sequence ATGATAAACGTATCCGACACAGCAGTAAACAAGCTCATCGGCTTGATGGCAGAAGAGGGCAAGACGCTCGAGACTGCCTACATCCGCGTTGGTGTCACTAGCGGCGGATGCTCTGGCCTTTCTTACAAGATGGAAATCGTCGGCGAGGAACAGGCAGAAGGAGATAAACTCTTTGAAGATAAGGGTGTTAGAATATTAGTCGATAAGAAGAGCCTACTCTACCTCTTGGGTACCACCCTTGAGTACAGCGGAGGTTTGAATGGAAAAGGATTTGCGTTCAACAACCCGAACGCTTCACGCACTTGTGGCTGCGGCGAAAGTTTTGCCGTATAA
- a CDS encoding GyrI-like domain-containing protein, whose protein sequence is MYLRMEECAQREWVGMKMHMSFATNQTRELWQRFMPKKGELQPKNDLLFSIERYPNDFFQSFDPTREFEKWAAVEVVESTSIPNGMAKLTSPAGMYAVFLHKGTPEEGPKTYGYIFETWLPASGYQLDHRPHFAVMGERYSNHDPNSEEEIWIPVKNRATPL, encoded by the coding sequence ATGTATTTACGAATGGAAGAGTGTGCCCAGCGCGAATGGGTTGGAATGAAGATGCACATGTCCTTTGCTACGAATCAAACGCGCGAACTCTGGCAGAGATTTATGCCGAAGAAAGGTGAGTTACAGCCTAAGAATGACTTGCTTTTCTCCATAGAGCGGTATCCCAATGACTTCTTTCAATCCTTCGATCCTACTCGCGAATTTGAAAAGTGGGCAGCAGTGGAGGTTGTGGAGTCTACATCTATTCCGAATGGGATGGCGAAGCTCACGTCCCCAGCCGGCATGTATGCGGTGTTTTTGCACAAGGGTACGCCTGAAGAAGGGCCTAAGACTTATGGCTATATTTTTGAAACCTGGTTGCCTGCTTCAGGATATCAACTCGATCATCGCCCTCATTTTGCAGTAATGGGAGAGAGGTATTCGAACCATGATCCAAACTCGGAAGAAGAAATCTGGATTCCCGTAAAAAATAGAGCTACTCCTCTGTGA
- the sufC gene encoding Fe-S cluster assembly ATPase SufC: MLQIKNLKAQIEDNAILKGLNLEVKPGEVHAIMGPNGAGKSTLSSVIAGREDYDVTEGTIEFLGENVLDLSPEERAQLGIFLSFQYPIEIPGVSVSNFLKTAINEIRKARGEEPMGAAELLKKMREKLGVLEMDKSFLSRSLNEGFSGGEKKRNEIFQMAMLEPKLAILDETDSGLDIDALRIVANGVNKFRSKDNAVVVITHYQRLLDYIIPDVVHVLMDGKIVKTGDKSLALELEEKGYDWIKKEVAAL; this comes from the coding sequence ATGCTACAGATAAAAAATCTCAAAGCACAGATTGAAGATAACGCGATTCTCAAGGGACTTAACCTAGAAGTTAAGCCTGGAGAAGTTCACGCTATTATGGGACCCAACGGCGCTGGAAAGAGCACATTATCCAGCGTTATCGCTGGCCGTGAAGACTACGACGTTACCGAAGGTACCATTGAGTTTCTAGGTGAAAACGTGTTGGATCTCAGTCCAGAAGAACGCGCTCAACTTGGCATCTTCTTGTCTTTCCAATATCCCATTGAAATCCCTGGTGTGAGCGTTTCCAATTTCTTGAAAACCGCCATAAACGAAATTCGTAAAGCTCGTGGTGAAGAACCAATGGGCGCTGCTGAACTCCTCAAGAAGATGAGAGAGAAGTTGGGCGTTCTAGAAATGGACAAATCTTTCCTCAGTCGTTCATTGAACGAAGGATTCTCTGGTGGTGAAAAGAAGAGAAACGAGATTTTCCAAATGGCTATGCTTGAACCAAAACTGGCCATCTTGGACGAAACCGATTCTGGCTTGGATATCGACGCATTGCGCATTGTAGCCAACGGTGTAAACAAGTTTCGCAGCAAGGACAACGCAGTAGTCGTTATCACGCACTACCAGCGTCTATTAGACTACATCATTCCTGACGTAGTACATGTATTGATGGACGGTAAAATTGTGAAGACAGGCGACAAGTCTCTTGCCCTAGAATTGGAAGAGAAAGGATACGACTGGATCAAGAAAGAAGTGGCCGCTCTTTAA
- the sufB gene encoding Fe-S cluster assembly protein SufB, whose translation MSNSDQILDDVTRSEYKYGFYTNVESDKAPIGLNEDIIRFISAKKNEPEWMTEWRLDAYRKWLEMKEPNWAKVKYTKPNFQDITYFSAPKKKKGPDSLEEVDPELLKTFEKLGISIDEQKRLTGVAMDVVVDSVSVATTFKKTLGELGIIFCSMSDAIQEHPELVKKYLGTVVPKTDNFYAALNSAVFTDGSFCYIPKGVRCPMELSTYFRINEAGTGQFERTLVIADESSYVSYLEGCTAPQRDENQLHAAVVELVALDDAEIKYSTVQNWYPGDSKGKGGVYNFVTKRGICERNAKISWTQVETGSAVTWKYPSCILKGDNSIGEFYSVAVTNNFQQADTGTKMIHLGKNTKSTIISKGICAGSSDGSYRGLVKIGPRAHNARNFSQCDSLLMGDGCGSHTFPYIEVGNKTAKVEHEATTSKIGEDQIFYCNQRGIATEEAIALIVNGYCKDVLNQLPMEFAVEAQKLLAISLEGSVG comes from the coding sequence ATGAGCAATAGCGATCAAATTTTAGATGATGTAACTCGGAGTGAGTACAAGTACGGTTTTTACACCAACGTAGAATCCGACAAGGCTCCAATTGGCCTAAATGAGGACATCATTCGATTTATTTCAGCAAAGAAGAACGAGCCAGAATGGATGACGGAATGGCGATTAGACGCCTACCGCAAATGGCTAGAAATGAAAGAGCCAAATTGGGCCAAGGTGAAATACACCAAACCCAACTTTCAGGACATCACGTACTTCTCTGCACCCAAGAAGAAAAAAGGTCCAGACAGCCTAGAGGAAGTAGACCCAGAGCTTCTCAAAACATTTGAGAAACTCGGTATTTCCATCGATGAGCAAAAGCGTCTAACTGGTGTGGCAATGGACGTTGTGGTAGACTCCGTATCGGTGGCCACTACCTTCAAGAAAACGTTGGGAGAATTGGGAATCATTTTCTGCTCCATGAGTGATGCCATTCAAGAGCATCCAGAACTGGTGAAGAAATACCTCGGTACCGTGGTTCCCAAAACGGACAATTTCTACGCTGCATTGAATTCTGCGGTATTCACCGACGGTTCTTTCTGTTATATCCCCAAGGGCGTTCGTTGTCCTATGGAACTTTCCACCTATTTCCGCATCAACGAAGCAGGTACTGGACAGTTCGAGAGAACTTTGGTTATTGCCGATGAGAGCAGTTATGTGAGCTACCTCGAAGGCTGTACAGCACCTCAGCGGGATGAGAACCAACTCCATGCTGCAGTTGTAGAACTCGTTGCTTTAGACGATGCTGAGATCAAATACAGCACCGTGCAAAACTGGTATCCCGGTGATTCCAAAGGCAAGGGTGGAGTATACAACTTCGTGACAAAGCGAGGCATTTGCGAACGCAATGCTAAGATCAGCTGGACGCAAGTAGAAACCGGTTCTGCCGTTACTTGGAAGTATCCGAGCTGTATCTTGAAAGGAGACAACTCCATTGGTGAGTTTTACTCCGTTGCAGTAACGAACAACTTCCAGCAAGCCGACACAGGCACCAAGATGATTCACTTGGGGAAGAACACGAAGAGCACCATCATCTCGAAAGGTATATGTGCGGGTTCATCAGACGGTAGCTACCGTGGATTGGTGAAAATTGGACCACGTGCTCACAATGCTAGAAACTTCTCTCAATGTGATTCACTCTTGATGGGTGACGGATGTGGTAGTCATACTTTCCCTTACATCGAAGTAGGAAACAAGACGGCTAAGGTTGAGCACGAAGCAACGACCTCAAAAATTGGTGAAGATCAAATCTTCTACTGTAACCAGAGGGGCATTGCCACAGAAGAGGCCATTGCCCTCATTGTTAACGGTTACTGTAAAGACGTTTTGAATCAACTTCCAATGGAATTTGCCGTAGAAGCTCAGAAGCTTTTGGCTATTTCTCTAGAAGGCTCAGTAGGATAA
- a CDS encoding VOC family protein, protein MTTVNAYLTFNGNCEEAFEFYRSVFGGEFPYVGRYGDMPILEGQPPLPEHLKNKIMHISLPISAETSIMGSDAGGAWAEKATIGDNITLSINTKDPDEAKRYFDQLSAGGKVKMPFELTFWHAYYGLFTDKFGINWMVNCETSDHEAYEKGQK, encoded by the coding sequence ATGACAACAGTTAATGCCTATCTGACGTTCAACGGCAATTGTGAAGAAGCATTTGAATTCTACCGATCGGTGTTTGGGGGTGAGTTTCCCTACGTTGGCCGATATGGCGACATGCCCATTCTTGAAGGTCAGCCTCCACTGCCAGAACACCTTAAAAACAAGATCATGCACATCAGTCTTCCCATCAGTGCGGAAACGAGTATCATGGGAAGTGATGCGGGAGGTGCATGGGCAGAGAAGGCGACTATTGGAGACAATATCACTCTATCTATCAACACAAAAGATCCTGATGAAGCCAAGAGGTATTTTGACCAGCTATCTGCAGGAGGAAAAGTGAAAATGCCGTTTGAGCTCACCTTCTGGCATGCGTACTATGGGTTGTTCACAGACAAATTTGGAATCAATTGGATGGTGAATTGTGAAACAAGCGATCACGAAGCGTACGAGAAAGGTCAGAAATAA
- a CDS encoding nucleoside deaminase, protein MEHHKPFVQRCIDLSQESIDRGDAPFGSIIVKDGQIIAESLNFAANRVSDHAEVVALHMAHEKLGTSDLSGAILYSNCEPCPMCSFMAREYKVSEVVYALPSPYMGGHSKWNIMEDEELEKFPPFFGAVPNVIGGVLEAEAKAVFNKTPLWMFGSNARKDS, encoded by the coding sequence ATGGAACACCATAAGCCATTTGTTCAACGATGCATCGACTTATCTCAAGAGAGTATTGATAGAGGTGATGCGCCATTTGGATCTATCATTGTGAAGGATGGCCAAATCATAGCGGAGTCGCTCAATTTTGCGGCCAACAGAGTTTCTGATCACGCGGAAGTAGTGGCTTTGCACATGGCACATGAGAAATTAGGTACTTCTGATTTGTCAGGAGCAATTTTATATTCCAATTGTGAACCTTGTCCCATGTGTTCTTTCATGGCTAGGGAGTACAAAGTGAGCGAAGTGGTGTATGCTCTTCCTTCTCCTTACATGGGCGGACATTCCAAGTGGAATATTATGGAGGATGAAGAGTTGGAGAAATTCCCTCCCTTTTTTGGAGCCGTTCCCAATGTAATTGGGGGTGTTTTGGAGGCAGAGGCCAAGGCGGTTTTCAATAAAACGCCTTTGTGGATGTTTGGGAGTAATGCCAGAAAGGACTCATAA
- a CDS encoding tetratricopeptide repeat protein: MRILILTFLALLHTAASAQSIQRLWNQKNYEAIYEQRDRIHRMSGPDMLRVAQAAQHFDEDSIAIYILNTAIEKGYEDDQTYYVRGLSFAKQRHFISAAESFHQALALNQHRLPYMLAKADAYYRGQKPDSALAVFNRIHLLYPNKDVATFMSCKILEEQGYMQAAIECFEGNIRDMVAKEYRVEASEILASLYWHEGEDSARAAAIYRELIDNNPNKVNYRLNLLQLTAEMGEWDMVAQQQEAIHQLRDSDQLPSIYTRKNALPILSLMGVNFRIEIYEIIRPDLKDNAIYEAFLITPLHARPVGKWSYIVENGEQKIVGEGRGAEEFTIETELNLMEFSIFMRSIERKL; the protein is encoded by the coding sequence ATGCGAATACTCATTCTCACTTTTTTGGCTCTACTTCATACGGCGGCATCTGCCCAAAGTATCCAACGATTATGGAACCAGAAGAACTACGAAGCTATTTACGAGCAACGCGATAGAATCCATCGGATGAGTGGTCCAGACATGCTCCGCGTAGCACAAGCAGCTCAGCATTTTGATGAAGACTCTATCGCCATTTACATTCTGAATACCGCCATCGAAAAAGGGTATGAGGATGATCAAACGTATTATGTGAGGGGACTCAGTTTCGCCAAGCAGCGACATTTCATCTCTGCCGCGGAATCATTCCATCAAGCTTTGGCATTAAACCAACATCGATTGCCTTACATGCTTGCAAAGGCGGATGCCTACTATCGGGGACAGAAGCCGGATTCTGCCTTGGCGGTGTTCAATCGCATACACTTGCTCTACCCCAATAAGGATGTCGCCACTTTTATGAGCTGTAAAATCTTGGAAGAACAAGGATATATGCAAGCGGCTATAGAGTGCTTTGAAGGAAACATTAGAGACATGGTTGCCAAAGAATACCGAGTGGAGGCAAGTGAGATATTGGCGAGTTTATACTGGCATGAAGGCGAGGATTCTGCAAGAGCGGCTGCCATCTACCGAGAATTGATAGACAATAATCCCAACAAAGTCAATTACCGCTTAAACCTCTTGCAACTAACGGCAGAAATGGGAGAATGGGACATGGTTGCACAGCAGCAGGAAGCCATTCACCAGCTTCGCGACTCAGACCAGCTCCCCTCCATTTACACCCGTAAAAACGCACTTCCTATACTGAGCTTGATGGGCGTAAACTTCAGGATTGAGATCTATGAAATCATTCGTCCTGATCTAAAAGACAATGCCATTTACGAAGCCTTTTTAATTACACCTCTGCACGCCAGACCCGTTGGAAAATGGAGCTATATTGTAGAAAACGGTGAGCAGAAAATAGTTGGTGAAGGAAGAGGTGCAGAAGAATTTACAATTGAAACTGAACTTAACTTAATGGAATTCAGCATCTTTATGAGGAGTATAGAACGGAAATTGTAA
- a CDS encoding nuclear transport factor 2 family protein has product MKSIYFLLLFPLIAAFSTSETPEQSVNRMLNKWHVAASEADFQSYFSYFTGDDAIFMGTDATEKWTISEFKPWAKPYFDRGSAWTFIPENRSVYFNENNTIAWFDEVLSSSHMGECRGTGVLILTDGEWKIAHYNLSVPIPNDLLGDFVEMIANSEDGQDD; this is encoded by the coding sequence ATGAAATCCATCTATTTCCTCCTCCTATTCCCGCTCATTGCCGCCTTCTCAACGAGTGAAACACCAGAACAAAGTGTGAATCGTATGCTGAACAAATGGCACGTTGCGGCATCCGAAGCCGATTTCCAATCTTACTTCAGTTATTTCACTGGAGATGATGCAATCTTCATGGGAACCGATGCCACGGAAAAATGGACCATCTCTGAATTCAAACCATGGGCAAAACCCTACTTTGACAGAGGATCTGCTTGGACCTTCATCCCGGAAAATAGATCGGTTTATTTCAATGAAAACAATACAATTGCTTGGTTTGATGAAGTGCTTTCATCTTCTCACATGGGTGAATGCCGGGGCACAGGTGTACTAATACTAACCGATGGAGAATGGAAGATTGCTCATTACAACCTCTCGGTTCCCATTCCGAATGATCTCTTGGGAGATTTTGTAGAGATGATCGCTAATAGTGAAGACGGACAAGATGACTAG
- a CDS encoding ABC transporter ATP-binding protein: MSKPIIQLEGIKRNFELGKVTVKVLMGIDLVIEENEYVALMGPSGSGKSTLMNLLGCLDTPTSGKYLLNGTDVSGLSDNELADIRNRNIGFVFQTFNLLPRQTALDNTALPLVYSGVGKTARRAEAASVLHQVGLGDRMDHQPNQLSGGQRQRVAIARALVNKPALILADEPTGNLDSKTSVEIMQLFDEIHKKGNTIVLVTHEEEIAQHANRIIRLRDGQIESDERK; encoded by the coding sequence ATGTCCAAGCCCATCATACAACTCGAAGGAATCAAGCGGAATTTTGAATTGGGCAAGGTGACCGTAAAAGTTCTGATGGGCATTGATCTCGTCATTGAAGAAAACGAATACGTCGCTTTGATGGGACCGTCGGGTAGTGGCAAATCCACATTGATGAACTTGTTGGGTTGTTTAGATACCCCCACTTCGGGCAAATACCTGTTGAATGGAACGGATGTGAGTGGATTGAGCGACAACGAATTAGCCGATATCAGAAACAGAAATATCGGTTTCGTATTCCAAACCTTCAACCTTCTGCCTCGCCAAACGGCATTGGACAACACCGCTCTTCCCCTTGTCTATTCCGGGGTTGGAAAAACAGCTCGAAGGGCAGAAGCAGCTAGCGTACTCCATCAGGTTGGACTAGGCGACCGAATGGACCATCAGCCCAACCAGCTCTCTGGAGGACAACGCCAACGCGTAGCGATTGCCCGTGCTTTAGTAAACAAACCCGCACTCATTTTGGCCGATGAACCAACTGGTAACCTCGACTCCAAGACTTCTGTGGAAATCATGCAATTGTTTGATGAGATCCACAAAAAGGGCAACACCATTGTACTGGTCACACACGAGGAGGAGATTGCCCAGCACGCCAACCGAATCATACGCCTCCGTGACGGTCAGATTGAAAGTGACGAGAGAAAATAA
- the sufD gene encoding Fe-S cluster assembly protein SufD, with amino-acid sequence MEELKDKLESSYIVFENELNGEANSAVHSMRREAFQNFEKLGFPTKRNEEWKYTNLKPILKGDYKLFPKTEEDIEFKDVKKYFLNEIDSYKVVFINGVYSSWLSETTHRGYDICTFGNALNKYPDAIEGYFNKIAKGENQAMVSLNTAFAKEGAFIRVPKNTAVDKPIQIIFFNTTNDREMMVQPRNLVILEEGAKAEIIERHQSLVELPILTNVVTEVSVGANAQLQYYKLQNDHHAASLIDNTWVNQHRDSIARFSTFSFGGRLTRNNLHFALKESGSFAYMNGVTIIEEGQHVDHHTLADHLVPHCESHELYKGIYGGNAHGVFNGKIVVHKDAQKTNAFQQNDNILVSDRANVDTKPQLEIYADDVKCSHGCTIGQLDEEALFYLKSRGIGDKEAKALLMYAFASDALSEVGIRQLKEKVNMLIAKKLGVNLDFEL; translated from the coding sequence GTGGAGGAATTGAAAGATAAATTGGAATCGAGCTACATCGTTTTTGAGAACGAACTGAATGGTGAAGCGAACTCTGCCGTACACAGCATGCGTCGCGAGGCCTTCCAAAATTTTGAAAAACTTGGTTTCCCTACCAAGCGAAACGAAGAGTGGAAGTACACCAACCTCAAGCCTATTCTCAAAGGGGATTACAAACTCTTTCCCAAAACTGAAGAGGATATCGAGTTTAAGGATGTAAAGAAGTACTTCCTCAACGAAATCGATAGTTACAAAGTAGTATTCATCAACGGCGTATATTCAAGCTGGTTAAGTGAAACTACGCATCGCGGATACGACATTTGTACGTTTGGAAATGCACTGAATAAATACCCAGACGCGATTGAAGGATACTTCAACAAAATCGCCAAAGGGGAGAATCAAGCCATGGTAAGCTTGAACACAGCCTTCGCCAAAGAAGGTGCTTTTATTCGCGTTCCAAAGAACACTGCTGTTGATAAGCCTATTCAAATCATCTTCTTCAACACGACCAACGATCGTGAGATGATGGTTCAACCACGAAACTTGGTGATCCTAGAAGAAGGAGCTAAAGCAGAAATCATTGAAAGGCACCAGAGCTTAGTAGAACTTCCTATCCTCACAAATGTGGTAACCGAAGTTTCTGTTGGAGCCAACGCCCAATTGCAATACTACAAGCTTCAAAACGATCACCATGCCGCTTCCCTCATTGACAACACTTGGGTGAATCAACACAGAGACAGCATTGCGCGCTTTAGCACGTTTAGTTTTGGTGGCCGACTCACTCGAAACAACCTTCACTTTGCACTGAAAGAGTCAGGTAGCTTTGCTTACATGAACGGTGTAACGATTATTGAAGAAGGTCAGCATGTAGATCATCACACTCTTGCGGATCACCTCGTTCCTCATTGTGAGAGCCACGAATTGTATAAAGGCATATACGGCGGCAATGCTCACGGTGTCTTCAATGGCAAAATTGTAGTTCACAAGGATGCTCAGAAAACCAATGCCTTTCAGCAAAACGACAACATTTTGGTCAGCGATAGAGCGAATGTGGATACCAAGCCACAACTAGAAATCTATGCAGACGATGTGAAATGTAGTCACGGCTGTACCATTGGCCAGCTAGATGAGGAAGCTCTATTCTACTTGAAGAGTAGAGGAATTGGCGACAAAGAGGCCAAAGCTCTATTGATGTATGCTTTTGCCAGTGATGCATTGAGCGAAGTTGGCATTCGTCAATTGAAAGAGAAAGTAAACATGCTCATTGCGAAAAAGCTAGGTGTCAATCTAGATTTCGAGCTGTAA
- a CDS encoding SCO family protein, with protein MAGKFIAKADYWKIGVLLFIFVVGVITAYQIQKPEERLGIINPADINPALVADSLEGKGMNHVIADFKLIDQRGHERTRADIKGKIVIADFFFTTCPSICIDMTRNLRRVQERFMDDDQVMILSHTVNPEYDTVPVLQSYGQANGVSYDKWWLLTGERLEINKLARASYFAVVEQGESFDEHSFIHTENIVLVDPLGRIRGIYDGTNDEEIDLMMYGIELLLKEYPQQ; from the coding sequence ATGGCAGGAAAATTCATCGCGAAGGCAGACTACTGGAAGATAGGAGTCCTTCTATTCATCTTTGTGGTAGGCGTTATTACGGCCTATCAAATTCAAAAACCGGAAGAGCGTTTGGGGATAATTAACCCAGCGGATATTAATCCGGCATTGGTGGCAGATAGCCTTGAAGGAAAGGGCATGAATCACGTCATTGCTGATTTTAAGTTGATTGATCAGCGAGGACATGAAAGAACCCGCGCCGATATCAAAGGCAAGATTGTGATCGCCGATTTCTTCTTTACTACTTGTCCGAGTATCTGCATCGACATGACTCGCAATTTGAGACGAGTACAAGAGCGATTTATGGACGATGATCAAGTGATGATTTTATCTCACACGGTAAATCCCGAGTATGATACGGTTCCCGTTCTGCAATCTTATGGTCAGGCCAATGGGGTGAGTTACGACAAATGGTGGTTGCTTACGGGCGAAAGATTGGAAATCAATAAACTGGCAAGAGCGAGCTATTTTGCTGTGGTTGAACAGGGTGAGTCGTTTGATGAGCACAGTTTTATTCACACCGAGAACATTGTGCTCGTGGATCCATTGGGTAGAATTCGCGGGATTTATGACGGAACCAATGATGAGGAAATCGATTTGATGATGTACGGAATCGAGTTGTTGCTGAAAGAATATCCGCAGCAATAG